A window from Pseudomonas frederiksbergensis encodes these proteins:
- a CDS encoding Hcp family type VI secretion system effector, with protein sequence MAVDIFIKIGDIKGESMDKAHKDEIDVLNWSWGMAQSGNMHVGSGGGAGKVNIQDLSLTKYVDKATPNLMMHCASGKHIDKVKLTVRKAGGESQVEYMIINLEEVLITSLSTGGSGSDDRLTENVTLNFAKVLVDYQPQKADGTKDGGPVKFGWNIRQNVKV encoded by the coding sequence AAGATCGGCGACATCAAGGGCGAGTCCATGGACAAGGCCCACAAGGACGAAATCGACGTCTTGAACTGGAGCTGGGGCATGGCTCAGTCCGGCAACATGCACGTGGGCAGCGGCGGCGGTGCCGGCAAGGTGAATATCCAGGACCTGTCGCTGACCAAATACGTCGACAAGGCCACGCCGAACCTGATGATGCACTGCGCCAGCGGCAAGCACATCGACAAGGTCAAGCTGACCGTGCGCAAGGCCGGCGGTGAAAGCCAGGTCGAGTACATGATCATCAACCTGGAAGAAGTGCTGATCACTTCCCTGAGCACCGGCGGCTCGGGCAGCGATGATCGCCTGACCGAAAACGTCACCCTGAACTTCGCCAAGGTGCTGGTGGACTATCAGCCACAAAAAGCCGACGGCACCAAGGACGGCGGGCCGGTCAAGTTCGGCTGGAACATCCGCCAGAACGTCAAGGTGTAA
- a CDS encoding T6SS effector amidase Tae4 family protein: protein MAKPSFINLWKAYSDLLVTHPDAKPCDGPWANQCAIRMSMTLNAELTIKVNKSTYTEPKCAHEHARGAESLANWLWKHHLGRPLILGGSAEERRKLKDKTGLIFFKDCFRQPGEAAENRTGDHIGLWNRGFTIGRYSDLTYQSRAIWFWELT, encoded by the coding sequence ATGGCCAAGCCTTCGTTTATTAATTTGTGGAAAGCGTATTCCGATCTGCTGGTTACTCATCCTGACGCAAAGCCTTGCGACGGTCCGTGGGCAAACCAGTGCGCTATCCGTATGAGCATGACGCTCAATGCGGAGCTGACCATCAAGGTCAATAAATCTACCTATACCGAACCCAAATGTGCGCATGAACATGCCAGGGGAGCCGAGTCGCTGGCGAACTGGTTATGGAAGCACCATCTGGGGCGGCCACTGATTCTCGGTGGAAGTGCCGAAGAACGCCGCAAGTTGAAAGACAAGACCGGGCTCATCTTCTTCAAGGACTGTTTCCGGCAGCCTGGGGAAGCTGCAGAAAATCGCACGGGCGACCATATCGGCCTTTGGAATCGCGGTTTTACCATCGGCCGTTACAGTGACCTTACCTACCAATCCAGAGCCATCTGGTTCTGGGAGCTGACATGA